A DNA window from Trypanosoma brucei brucei TREU927 chromosome 11 chr11_scaffold01 genomic scaffold, whole genome shotgun sequence contains the following coding sequences:
- a CDS encoding ADP-ribosylation factor GTPase activating protein, putative (similar to Centaurin beta 5 (Cnt-b5). (Swiss- Prot:Q96P50) (Homo sapiens;)) — MSNANAAQKRRIDALLRLPENKVCFECLENQPRWASTNLGVFLCLRCAGLHRSAGTHVSKVRSATMDTWEEEMIRCCENIGNARGRVLYEYNMPDSVRPNASTNGALAERLIREKYEQRRYFNVEYDSLLKKFMSEGASQGSSTPKDEKRDVVASVPAPPSLWVGNSQQTAQPTLTAGQTKQSASANGISIDDLFSTPNAKTNPNVGTPVSPQPVGVVPQGQFQQTSGMFHPAGMTPFGMEVRGPSQGNFQAPAVDAKQEIMSLFTPSNQGPPHVYSAWAPSGSSKCFSPQ; from the coding sequence ATGAGTAACGCTAACGCTGCTCAAAAGCGTCGCATCGATGCCCTTCTCCGTCTCCCGGAGAACAAGGTATGTTTTGAGTGCCTAGAAAACCAACCGCGGTGGGCAAGTACTAACCTCGGGGTTTTTCTCTGCCTCCGCTGCGCCGGTCTTCATCGATCAGCAGGTACACATGTTTCAAAGGTTCGTTCGGCCACCATGGATACttgggaggaggaaatgattAGATGTTGTGAAAACATTGGTAACGCCCGCGGTCGGGTGCTGTATGAATACAACATGCCCGACAGCGTTCGACCCAATGCATCCACAAACGGGGCCTTGGCGGAGCGTCTTATACGGGAGAAGTATGAGCAGAGGCGGTACTTTAACGTGGAGTACGACTCACTTTTAAAGAAGTTCATGTCTGAAGGTGCGAGTCAAGGATCTTCCACGCCCAAGGACGAGAAACGTGACGTGGTAGCTTCGGTGCCAGCTCCTCCGTCGCTTTGGGTTGGAAACTCCCAACAAACGGCCCAACCAACCCTGACCGCCGGCCAAACGAAGCAAAGCGCGTCGGCAAATGGAATAAGCATAGATGATCTCTTCTCGACACCCAATGCGAAAACTAACCCCAATGTGGGAACACCGGTGTCGCCCCAACCGGTTGGAGTAGTGCCACAAGGGCAATTCCAACAAACCTCAGGAATGTTCCACCCAGCAGGTATGACGCCGTTTGGCATGGAAGTTCGCGGACCCTCTCAAGGAAACTTTCAAGCGCCTGCAGTGGATGCAAAGCAGGAGATTATGTCTTTATTTACTCCGAGTAATCAAGGTCCTCCGCACGTATATAGTGCTTGGGCCCCATCCGGTTCCTCCAAATGCTTTTCTCCTCAGTAA
- a CDS encoding protein kinase, putative has protein sequence MGNQLAAATVVNVSDVTSSLELIAPLSCMHRNYFRSFRCSKEASAAVPSDTLRSLYSFSRGDNRDQSALHHRPSNRGGSTEVVLKVFVRTLYNEEEQKVVEFCYNHLLSIERRMAGAKPANMQNTGSCETAASNGSSHDSSNCGVATTPPPCNVLFYSCMEIQNDRFCMLQRPYVAFSLAERLATRPYWSTANRLFATYQLLQGTVQLHEVWGTVHGDLKVDNILVNTSGWLYITDICPFNPALLPANNPALFNYFYDTNESHICSLAPEKFVDHPTNVNTSNLNATVHTPGMDIFSLACVVVYIFTEEPLFRLSEVLELRSLQTQREREEMINSILQERGLAPNLCRMLSDMLCTNPNSRPTSRQLLERYTPTVFPPYFEYLYRDILPALLPRPPEHQVQLLWSRLDDIFAEVECRGSFNSGGGSGHNGEADDGEFPPLVPSSDAKKVTVLVLIPIILNAGLHLMASETCCRVVSIVQRILPHCTLEVQADVILPYMLRFLRTETLPVVARVLALRTLSTICHNIPFSTGEATVFDDLILPCVEDLVAKADTQNVTLLLEVAAQLPSLFLMARSFMEQQQALVTSNERQSTYGEQLNRLLERGWDALRTLYKHNHSAVVIAALQRSVDVVKFLGEERTQHDFIPFLTTAIASTIDVQRELYPQAILCHTNLQRPPLKTLRFFVEEALRRTDAIILRRAIESVSVVASSKLVDVSDVMSLAECVLPHILDKDKWVSLAARQLVEVVAQTYRMSDVCTRLPSTLIPLLRYKVPFSTLTSLPEELVNEISQRPSFSLRHRDERPTVRVVGGDSKLSRRFMNGSRSSDNSITERNVINGGAGGFVQCQSNYILQHGTTKRFPPNFPLRAAFFDVTFDPSVRAGTPSALDAAAVHDSSDATAAYAWGLTFKPTHREKKRLLLRQQTYTNRVDSNGDIVGGALFTSTTESTTGRRPWLLGPPTGSLSVQPSPALYPGVTWADKELKPIAAPYFTRRAHSGAIYSSATVGSGTLVTAGGKGEALLWSVTATGVNLSSRLNVGDASSKNTFLFVHFARGGVSPLLCIGGTDGTWQLCDIASNKVVQERKLDGSPLTAACALSEDVMLVSSALGGLFAMDYRAGREVWKSGSILPVEFGTISGVYPLCSECRAYGAAVTTMGGGVALFDLRFELLLQKHWLHGAPIQGSRSIDNPYAILCVSPDAACKPVHQLNEHPGLLLGTRSGMVYHMDLISGRSCVSLRPATPNNPTRAMLLQPRHRLLFTAGDDMQIRRWCLSNSALSSTVVFPPYNSYAYARRTSGSTMEVRPSSKSSNGQLAPTAAGATTAVSAPLVRPVVPQHHSDAILTLCGVSVSGGDETYLVSGSRDGQLTLWFNAE, from the coding sequence ATGGGAAATCAGCTCGCAGCAGCCACCGTCGTAAATGTCTCCGATGTGACGTCATCACTAGAACTTATCGCTCCACTAAGTTGTATGCACCGCAACTACTTTCGTTCCTTCCGCTGCTCCAAGGAAGCGAGTGCAGCTGTACCCTCCGATACCCTTCGCTCACTTTACTCATTTTCTCGTGGTGACAATCGGGACCAATCCGCCCTGCACCATCGTCCGTCCAACCGCGGTGGGAGCACGGAAGTTGTTTTGAAGGTTTTCGTTCGCACACTTTATAATGAAGAGGAGCAGAAAGTTGTAGAATTTTGCTATAATCATTTGTTGAGTATTGAAAGACGAATGGCGGGAGCGAAGCCAGCTAACATGCAAAATACGGGGTCGTGTGAAACCGCAGCCAGTAACGGTTCTTCCCATGATAGCAGCAACTGCGGGGTTGCGACAACCCCGCCCCCGTGCAATGTGCTTTTCTATTCGTGTATGGAAATACAAAATGATAGGTTTTGCATGCTTCAGCGGCCCTACGTTGCTTTTTCACTCGCTGAGCGCCTTGCCACACGACCATATTGGAGCACCGCAAACCGTCTCTTCGCCACCTACCAGTTGTTGCAGGGTACAGTTCAGCTGCACGAAGTATGGGGAACCGTTCATGGAGACCTCAAGGTTGACAACATTCTGGTCAACACCTCTGGCTGGCTTTACATTACAGATATTTGTCCCTTTAACCCCGCACTGCTCCCAGCGAACAATCCAGCACTCTTCAACTATTTCTACGATACAAACGAGTCCCATATTTGCTCATTGGCACCAGAGAAATTCGTGGATCATCCAACCAACGTTAACACATCGAACCTCAACGCGACTGTTCACACACCTGGTATGGATATTTTCTCGTTGGCGTGTGTCGTGGTGTATATATTCACCGAGGAACCCCTCTTTCGCCTGTCAGAGGTACTCGAACTGCGCTCTCTGCAAACACAACGAGAACGTGAAGAAATGATAAACAGTATTCTGCAGGAGCGGGGTCTTGCACCTAACCTTTGCCGCATGCTTTCGGATATGTTGTGCACCAATCCAAATTCTCGCCCAACGTCACGGCAGCTTCTTGAGAGGTACACCCCAACTGTGTTTCCTCCTTATTTTGAATACCTCTACCGTGACATACTACCGGCTCTGCTGCCGCGACCACCAGAACATCAGGTACAACTGCTGTGGTCTCGGCTGGATGACATTTTTGCTGAAGTGGAGTGCCGTGGCAGTTTCAATAGCGGTGGTGGTAGTGGCCACAACGGTGAAGCTGATGACGGTGAATTTCCTCCACTGGTGCCGTCAAGTGACGCCAAAAAGGTTACTGTGCTAGTGCTTATTCCAATAATTCTTAATGCAGGTCTACACCTCATGGCGTCAGAAACATGTTGTCGTGTTGTCTCCATCGTTCAGCGGATACTGCCGCATTGTACGTTGGAAGTTCAAGCGGACGTAATTCTTCCATACATGCTGCGTTTTTTGAGGACAGAAACGTTGCCTGTTGTGGCCCGCGTTCTCGCACTTCGTACGCTGTCTACGATCTGTCATAACATTCCCTTCTCCACAGGCGAGGCAACTGTCTTCGATGACCTTATCCTTCCGTGCGTGGAGGACCTCGTGGCGAAAGCAGACACTCAGAACGTTACACTTTTATTGGAAGTGGCTGCTCAACTGCCATCGTTATTTTTGATGGCACGGTCTTTTatggagcagcagcaggctcTTGTTACATCAAATGAACGACAAAGCACGTATGGGGAGCAACTGAACAGGTTGCTTGAGCGCGGCTGGGATGCTCTGCGGACACTTTACAAGCACAATCATTCGGCTGTTGTCATTGCCGCACTTCAGCGTAGTGTGGACGTGGTAAAGTTTCTGGGTGAAGAGAGGACACAGCATGATTTTATTCCGTTCCTCACTACAGCTATTGCCTCCACCATTGATGTCCAAAGGGAATTATATCCACAGGCTATATTGTGTCATACAAACCTACAACGACCTCCACTAAAGACGCTGCGTTTTTTTGTGGAGGAAGCGTTGAGACGGACTGATGCGATTATTCTTCGGCGTGCTATCGAAAGTGTATCTGTCGTGGCTTCGAGCAAATTAGTTGATGTGAGTGATGTCATGTCACTTGCGGAATGCGTGCTTCCTCATATATTGGACAAAGATAAGTGGGTGAGCCTTGCTGCGCGTCAGCTAGTGGAGGTGGTCGCTCAAACTTACCGCATGAGTGACGTGTGCACGAGACTGCCAAGCACCCTGATACCGTTATTACGATATAAGGTACCCTTTTCAACTCTTACATCTCTTCCAGAGGAACTGGTGAATGAAATATCACAACGACCATCTTTTTCCTTGAGGCATCGGGACGAGCGACCGACGGTTCGGGTTGTCGGCGGCGATTCGAAACTGTCTCGGCGTTTCATGAACGGTTCACGCAGTAGCGACAATAGCATCACTGAAAGGAATGTGATCAACGGTGGTGCGGGTGGTTTTGTCCAGTGTCAGTCAAATTATATCCTACAACATGGGACAACGAAACGTTTCCCGCCAAACTTTCCCTTACGTGCGGCGTTTTTTGATGTAACGTTTGACCCTAGTGTGAGGGCCGGCACCCCTTCGGCACTGGACGCAGCCGCAGTTCACGACAGCAGTGACGCCACGGCAGCCTACGCGTGGGGGTTGACTTTCAAACCAACTCATCGTGAGAAAAAGCGGCTTTTACTTCGTCAGCAAACGTACACGAATCGTGTTGACAGTAACGGTGATATCGTTGGCGGCGCACTCTTTACTTCCACTACTGAGAGCACAACTGGAAGAAGACCGTGGTTACTAGGTCCTCCGACTGGATCCCTGAGTGTCCAACCGTCCCCTGCTTTGTACCCCGGTGTGACTTGGGCTGATAAGGAACTAAAACCTATCGCTGCTCCGTACTTCACGCGACGGGCCCATAGTGGCGCCATCTATAGTTCCGCCACAGTAGGGAGTGGAACACTGGTGACCGCGGGTGGAAAAGGTGAGGCGTTGCTCTGGTCTGTTACTGCTACGGGCGTAAACCTCTCCTCACGCCTTAATGTTGGTGACGCCTCTAGCAAAAATACGTTTCTTTTCGTACACTTTGCTCGAGGCGGTGTTAGCCCGTTGTTGTGCATCGGAGGCACAGACGGCACGTGGCAGCTCTGTGACATAGCGAGCAATAAAGTCGTGCAAGAGCGCAAACTTGACGGCAGCCCTTTGACAGCAGCATGCGCACTTAGCGAAGACGTGATGCTCGTATCAAGTGCACTGGGAGGACTGTTTGCTATGGACTATAGAGCGGGTCGAGAGGTGTGGAAGAGTGGCAGCATATTACCGGTGGAGTTCGGTACAATAAGCGGAGTGTACCCACTTTGCAGTGAGTGCCGAGCCTACGGCGCCGCGGTTACGACCATGGGGGGAGGTGTTGCCTTGTTCGACCTCCGCTTTGAGTTGCTTCTGCAAAAACACTGGTTACACGGTGCACCTATACAAGGTAGTCGTTCGATTGATAATCCCTATGCTATTTTGTGTGTCAGCCCCGATGCCGCCTGTAAGCCCGTACATCAATTAAATGAACACCCTGGGCTTTTGCTGGGAACTCGCTCAGGAATGGTCTATCACATGGATCTTATATCCGGTAGGTCGTGTGTGAGCCTCCGCCCTGCCACGCCCAACAATCCAACACGAGCTATGCTCCTTCAGCCGAGACACCGTCTCCTTTTCACTGCTGGAGATGATATGCAGATTCGAAGGTGGTGCCTTTCCAACTCCGCGCTGTCGTCGACTGTTGTCTTCCCCCCATACAACTCGTATGCGTATGCAAGAAGGACTAGCGGGTCTACAATGGAAGTTAGGCCATCATCGAAGTCTTCTAACGGACAGTTAGCTCCAACTGCTGCTGGCGCAACCACTGCGGTTAGCGCACCGCTGGTCCGACCTGTTGTACCCCAACATCATAGTGACGCTATTCTTACACTCTGTGGAGTCAGTGTGAGTGGTGGGGACGAGACCTACTTGGTGTCGGGATCCCGGGACGGGCAGTTGACACTGTGGTTCAACGCTGAGTAA
- a CDS encoding proteasome regulatory non-ATPase subunit 2, with the protein MAVGLSSSKGVLALLRESDSDVLQFALKRLRPLVDTYWCEISDDLPLIESLSESSDLAEETRALAALIASHVYFHLGAYNDSVHCALAAGPAFSYVERSLFTDTILSCCIDKFVEYQQKPEGAREELDPRLESLFTALTSKWIGQEGMPVKELVGFTIRARRLDFLEKVLRQHIKSTKSAAILNFTFEVASVLLRDIAFRREILKLLSVLYAQGGLTTVDYFSQAQCLLFLGDSTGTADLIEDLIRSGDKATAYQLAFDLHEYGNQEFLSAVAGLIEKRATLSIPAPSQVQRVETATEDKSGSGADHSTSSQAAAGQTTQEGDKKDISEVHQKLLSALTGELTASLYLQFLSGQCKADSNVLNRIKQTTDQRKAVPHNALTIAHALMYCGTTIHTFLRNDMEWFGGATYWGKFIATASIGALHYGHVNEALKIMDSYLPKDNIGVLPHSEAGSLYALGLIHAPVGVGRNQEIILYLKEMLRKFSASEHIIHGASLGIGLAAMGLKDEKLHDSLFTCVGGCDAVASEGAALGIGLLMMGSGNLGAIGNLRALASEDNQKEKTIRGISMAMALMMLGREDECWSTANELLEDSDPWVRLGGCFMLGLGYAGAENTKVLERLLSVTVKDTSDDVRRNAATMIGFLTIKDPALCVELTRVLVDSYNPHIRYGVGMALAVAAAGTGMPEVIDILWGLKDDIVDFVRQGAYIALALVMVQVTEVENPKVKELRDIFTKIIAGRKEDMCSKFGCIIATGLLDAGGRNCTFALHRQRHRLDKAVVGMFVFLQHWYWFPYLLMITLAMRPTCFIGLNSDLEVPEYVFKSNAPASRFALPKSVLAEKKEAKAAAVKAVILSTTKKEEEFVRLKRSAVAGKNQGTGGTGGAANAAASQSGATKEQETEKKREPEANFVILSNPARITARQFAVITHDVDKRFVPLKENPSSICLLRDTNPAEGKPKVITDLGWNSSDDAPPPEPFTWP; encoded by the coding sequence ATGGCCGTCGGACTCTCATCGTCCAAAGGTGTTTTGGCACTACTACGAGAATCAGACTCGGATGTGCTGCAGTTTGCGTTGAAGCGCCTGCGACCCTTGGTGGACACGTATTGGTGTGAGATAAGTGATGACCTTCCTTTAATTGAGAGTCTGAGTGAATCGAGTGATTTGGCAGAAGAAACGCGGGCCCTCGCTGCTCTTATTGCTTCGCATGTTTACTTTCACCTTGGTGCGTATAATGACTCTGTGCATTGCGCCCTCGCTGCCGGGCCCGCGTTCAGCTATGTCGAGCGCTCACTCTTCACTGACACCATTCTCAGTTGCTGCATTGACAAATTTGTGGAGTACCAACAGAAGCCAGAAGGCGCGCGTGAAGAACTCGACCCTCGCCTTGAGTCGCTTTTCACAGCCCTCACCAGCAAATGGATTGGCCAAGAAGGCATGCCAGTGAAGGAACTTGTTGGATTTACCATTCGTGCACGACGCCTGGACTTTCTTGAAAAGGTTCTGCGTCAGCACATCAAATCTACCAAGTCTGCGGCGATCTTGAATTTCACATTCGAGGTGGCGAGTGTTCTTCTACGTGATATCGCTTTCCGACGGGAAATTTTAAAActtctttccgttttgtaCGCACAAGGTGGTTTAACCACCGTCGACTACTTTTCTCAGGCACAGTGTCTTCTCTTCCTGGGAGACTCGACCGGAACTGCTGACCTTATTGAGGACCTAATCCGGTCGGGTGATAAGGCAACTGCATACCAACTCGCCTTCGATTTGCACGAGTACGGCAATCAAGAGTTTCTTTCCGCTGTTGCGGGTCTCATAGAAAAGAGGGCAACTCTTTCTATACCCGCGCCGTCACAAGTGCAGCGGGTGGAAACGGCTACCGAAGACAAGTCCGGCAGTGGGGCCGATCATTCGACTTCGTCACAGGCAGCTGCAGGCCAGACAACGCAGGAGGGCGACAAAAAGGACATATCTGAAGTGCATCAGAAGCTTCTTTCCGCTCTTACTGGTGAGTTAACAGCGTCACTTTACCTCCAGTTCTTGTCCGGTCAATGCAAAGCGGATAGCAATGTTCTCAACCGTATCAAGCAGACTACCGACCAGCGCAAGGCCGTGCCCCATAATGCTCTCACAATAGCCCATGCACTGATGTACTGCGGAACTACGATTCACACATTTTTGCGCAACGATATGGAATGGTTTGGTGGTGCCACTTACTGGGGTAAGTTCATCGCTACAGCCTCTATCGGGGCACTCCACTACGGACATGTTAATGAGGCACTCAAAATAATGGATTCATATCTCCCTAAGGACAACATCGGGGTGCTCCCACACTCGGAGGCGGGTTCGCTTTATGCTCTTGGACTCATTCATGCCCCCGTTGGCGTGGGCCGCAATCAGGAAATAATTCTTTACTTGAAGGAAATGCTTCGCAAGTTCAGCGCAAGTGAGCACATTATTCACGGCGCATCGCTGGGCATCGGCCTTGCAGCCATGGGGTTGAAGGACGAGAAGTTGCACGATTCCCTCTTCACCTGTGTGGGCGGATGTGATGCCGTGGCCAGTGAAGGAGCGGCGCTTGGTATCGGTTTGCTCATGATGGGAAGCGGCAACTTGGGCGCCATTGGAAACCTCAGGGCCCTCGCTTCTGAGGAtaaccaaaaagaaaaaactatcCGTGGCATATCCATGGCTATGGCGCTGATGATGTTGGGTCGTGAGGATGAGTGCTGGTCTACGGCGAACGAGCTCCTCGAAGACTCCGATCCATGGGTACGGTTGGGTGGTTGTTTCATGCTCGGCTTAGGTTACGCAGGGGCTGAAAACACAAAAGTGTTGGAACGCCTTCTTAGTGTAACGGTGAAGGACACCTCCGATGACGTCCGCCGAAACGCTGCTACGATGATCGGATTTCTCACAATAAAGGATCCCGCATTGTGCGTGGAGCTGACCCGCGTGCTTGTGGACAGCTATAACCCACACATAAGATATGGTGTAGGAATGGCGCTTGCCGTCGCCGCTGCGGGAACTGGAATGCCAGAAGTTATTGATATACTGTGGGGACTGAAAGATGACATTGTAGATTTTGTTCGTCAGGGAGCGTACATTGCCCTTGCTCTGGTTATGGTCCAAGTAACGGAAGTGGAGAATCCAAAGGTGAAGGAGCTACGCGATATTTTTACTAAAATAATCGCGGGCCGCAAGGAAGATATGTGCTCCAAGTTCGGTTGCATTATAGCCACAGGTCTCTTAGACGCAGGGGGGCGCAACTGCACCTTTGCTCTTCATCGGCAGCGGCATCGTCTCGATAAGGCTGTTGTGGGCATGTTTGTATTCCTGCAGCACTGGTACTGGTTCCCGTATCTCCTGATGATCACACTAGCCATGCGTCCAACCTGTTTCATTGGCCTTAACAGCGACCTTGAGGTGCCAGAGTATGTCTTCAAATCCAATGCACCCGCAAGTCGCTTCGCCCTCCCTAAGAGTGTTTTGGCtgagaagaaagaagcaaaggcCGCTGCTGTCAAGGCGGTGATCCTGTctacaacaaagaaagaagaggagtttGTACGCTTAAAGCGCTCGGCGGTGGCTGGAAAGAATCAAGGAACGGGAGGGACTGGTGGTGCCGCTAATGCCGCAGCATCGCAATCCGGCGCCACCAAGGAGCaggaaacggaaaagaagagggagccGGAAGCTAATTTCGTGATACTATCGAACCCGGCCCGTATAACCGCACGCCAGTTTGCTGTCATTACTCACGACGTTGACAAGCGGTTCGTACCACTGAAGGAAAATCCTTCGTCTATATGCCTTCTGCGGGACACAAACCCTGCGGAAGGAAAACCCAAGGTCATAACGGACTTGGGATGGAACAGCAGTGATGACGCGCCACCGCCAGAACCGTTTACATGGCCCTAG